One window of the Methanomassiliicoccaceae archaeon DOK genome contains the following:
- a CDS encoding phosphotransferase, with protein sequence MSVRFERPDWGAIRESGDMAVDMHFHTSCSDSFTDVRAAVRLAAERGVGVAITDHNLIESLVRIKGEDTPIPVIPGMEVSTSDGPHILVYFYDLSDLERFWYRSIRPRLQECPWLALRDCPTERLLDLLEKENCVVSAAHPAGYFGTNKGVEVCIRKGYLGEDVAKRLNAYEVVCSGMTRDSNRRALAAARRYGIGYTGGTDGHTLNEVGNVVTVSSASTVDEFLNDVIRRRVDVVGLEKTVPKKVQMASASLGKFMLHSPSAIMVQTNQAVRSADRGARKAAVAVKGMTNDFVETAAEIETRIREIGKR encoded by the coding sequence ATGTCGGTAAGATTCGAGAGACCGGACTGGGGTGCCATCCGCGAGAGCGGTGACATGGCCGTGGACATGCACTTCCACACCAGTTGCTCCGACTCCTTCACAGATGTGAGGGCGGCCGTCAGGCTGGCCGCCGAGAGGGGCGTCGGAGTGGCGATCACGGATCACAACCTCATCGAGTCGCTTGTGAGGATCAAAGGTGAGGATACGCCCATCCCGGTGATCCCGGGGATGGAGGTCAGCACCTCGGACGGCCCCCACATCCTGGTCTACTTCTACGACCTCTCTGACCTGGAGAGGTTCTGGTACCGCAGCATCCGGCCCAGGCTGCAGGAGTGCCCGTGGCTGGCGCTGAGGGACTGTCCCACCGAGAGGCTACTCGACCTCCTGGAGAAGGAGAACTGCGTCGTGTCCGCGGCGCATCCTGCCGGATACTTCGGAACCAACAAGGGCGTGGAGGTCTGCATCCGCAAGGGCTACCTGGGCGAGGACGTCGCGAAGCGTCTGAACGCCTACGAGGTCGTATGCAGCGGGATGACGCGCGACTCGAACCGTCGGGCCCTGGCGGCCGCCCGCAGATACGGCATCGGCTACACCGGCGGCACGGACGGCCACACCCTGAACGAGGTCGGTAACGTCGTGACTGTGTCCTCCGCGTCGACCGTGGACGAGTTCCTCAACGACGTGATCAGGCGCCGCGTGGATGTGGTCGGCTTGGAGAAGACCGTCCCCAAGAAGGTCCAGATGGCATCGGCGTCACTCGGGAAGTTCATGCTCCATTCCCCTTCAGCCATCATGGTCCAGACGAACCAGGCCGTGAGGTCGGCGGACCGCGGGGCCAGGAAGGCCGCCGTAGCGGTGAAGGGTATGACCAACGATTTCGTCGAGACCGCCGCGGAGATCGAGACCCGCATACGCGAGATCGGGAAGCGCTGA
- a CDS encoding cation:proton antiporter, which yields MDETTLLTSLAVFTLLAAACSIIFNKIKLPPLIGYIVAGIIIANVWVVTAEGEMVIEILSDIGLVMLMFCIGLEINLKKIRKQGIFAIEVAVIQLPLMVLGGVVAGTFMGFDMVQCICLGAIISGSSTAVVMAVLKAQKRLDKEHIEMLVLITIMEDIGQVIILSMITPIMASNDPSIDVNSLIVMIASIIVFMVASLLVGLRLIPRMINWVSDNVSDEILTVFSVGLAFGMALLSIYIGLSMAIGAFLMGMMIAASRKSKDINHKIEPMRDLFMAMFFISIGMEITLSSIVDNIAMILIIYLLFAVLKISTVFLAYWIGGETCRNGFLSATGLVAMGEFAFIIAAEALDFGVVDNAFYTSVVGAALVSMVMLPFLTKYAAQIWDKSVEKCPKPVYAACCNINSSRDRFYERLHASSKKSRKAMYRSMTHTYINILVIVAVQIVFHFATPLAVDWLTTNFGGNTTVWSITMLFVNFAILIVPVYHLVNNVKFLDEVIISGARHLAVREGTGDEPGVIYHRILEVNTYLMVILIDVLIIIVTPNSVGIWLHLVMLAVAIVALLLYYFSRRREDKSGKEPEPDEYDENEDSDDL from the coding sequence GTGGATGAGACGACGCTTCTGACTAGCTTGGCAGTCTTCACATTACTTGCTGCGGCCTGTTCGATCATCTTCAACAAGATCAAACTTCCACCCCTGATAGGATACATCGTCGCCGGGATCATCATCGCGAACGTCTGGGTGGTGACCGCCGAAGGCGAGATGGTCATAGAGATCCTGTCGGACATAGGTCTGGTCATGCTGATGTTCTGCATCGGCCTCGAGATCAATCTGAAGAAGATCAGGAAACAGGGGATATTCGCCATAGAGGTCGCCGTCATCCAACTGCCACTGATGGTCCTGGGAGGCGTCGTTGCCGGGACGTTCATGGGATTCGACATGGTCCAGTGCATCTGCCTGGGCGCCATCATCTCCGGATCAAGCACCGCCGTCGTCATGGCGGTCCTGAAGGCTCAGAAGCGTCTCGACAAGGAGCACATCGAGATGCTCGTCCTCATCACGATCATGGAAGACATCGGCCAGGTCATCATCCTATCCATGATCACACCCATCATGGCCAGCAACGACCCGTCGATCGACGTCAACAGCCTCATAGTGATGATAGCCAGCATCATCGTGTTCATGGTGGCCAGCCTCCTGGTTGGACTGAGACTCATCCCCAGGATGATCAACTGGGTCTCCGACAACGTCTCGGACGAGATCCTGACCGTGTTCTCCGTCGGCCTGGCCTTCGGCATGGCGCTCCTCTCGATCTACATCGGCCTGTCCATGGCCATCGGAGCGTTCCTGATGGGGATGATGATCGCGGCCAGCAGGAAGAGCAAGGACATCAACCACAAGATAGAGCCCATGCGCGATCTGTTCATGGCGATGTTCTTCATCTCGATAGGGATGGAGATTACCCTGTCCTCCATCGTGGACAACATCGCGATGATCCTGATCATCTACCTGCTGTTCGCTGTCCTGAAGATCTCCACCGTGTTCCTGGCATACTGGATCGGCGGAGAGACATGCCGCAACGGGTTCCTGTCGGCCACCGGCCTGGTGGCGATGGGTGAGTTCGCGTTCATCATCGCTGCGGAGGCGCTGGACTTCGGGGTGGTGGACAACGCGTTCTACACGTCGGTGGTCGGAGCCGCCCTCGTCTCGATGGTCATGCTGCCGTTCCTCACCAAGTACGCCGCGCAGATATGGGACAAGTCGGTCGAGAAGTGCCCGAAGCCCGTGTACGCGGCATGCTGCAACATCAACTCCTCGAGGGACAGGTTCTACGAGCGCCTGCACGCTTCATCCAAGAAGTCGCGCAAGGCGATGTACAGGAGCATGACCCACACATACATCAACATCCTGGTGATCGTCGCCGTTCAGATAGTGTTCCATTTCGCCACACCCCTGGCGGTGGACTGGCTGACGACCAACTTCGGCGGGAACACGACCGTCTGGAGCATCACGATGCTCTTCGTCAACTTCGCGATACTCATCGTACCGGTGTACCACCTGGTCAACAACGTGAAGTTCCTGGACGAGGTCATAATAAGCGGTGCCCGCCACCTTGCCGTCAGAGAGGGGACCGGCGATGAGCCGGGCGTGATCTACCACCGCATCCTGGAGGTCAACACCTACCTGATGGTGATCCTGATAGACGTGCTGATAATCATAGTGACACCGAACTCCGTCGGCATCTGGCTGCATCTGGTGATGCTCGCCGTGGCGATCGTCGCCCTGCTGCTGTACTATTTCAGCAGGAGACGGGAGGACAAGAGCGGCAAGGAGCCGGAACCCGACGAATACGACGAGAACGAGGACAGCGACGACCTCTGA
- a CDS encoding amidohydrolase family protein yields the protein MITAIRNAWIVTQDESRRILRGDVVIDGERIVSVGPAYDGTADREIDATGDIVMPGMINTHTHVAMSVMKGVVDDLTFPDFLDKVFKIDSDRTDEDLALGTKLGCMEMMRGGTTTFMDLYYSEDVIARATQEAGIRGVLCWCVLDQECTTQKGNPLQNCKDFHRRFKDERKIVPGVGLQGVYVCNEETCVGAKEFSDEVGAPMNFHLSETRGEVNDHKKKTGMRPAEWLSSIGVLGPRGVAAHSAWLTLREVRLMGEAGMSISSCPVSNMKLATGGVAPVPEFQKYGVNVSIGTDGNTTNNTLDMFAEMKTLGLLQKSSRWDPVVANAQELIDFATINGAKAVGMQDSIGSIEPGKYADVVILDGKAPNLRPLVPENIIANIVYSGNSLNVKTVFCQGDMVVEDGRITTLDTEEVLAGSEDAWRSLCLR from the coding sequence ATGATTACAGCGATCCGCAACGCATGGATCGTCACACAAGACGAGTCCAGACGCATTCTCAGGGGTGATGTGGTTATCGACGGCGAGAGAATCGTCTCGGTCGGCCCCGCATATGACGGCACGGCAGACAGGGAGATCGACGCCACCGGCGACATAGTGATGCCCGGAATGATCAACACCCACACCCATGTGGCGATGTCCGTGATGAAGGGCGTCGTCGACGATCTGACGTTCCCCGATTTCCTTGACAAGGTGTTCAAGATCGATTCCGACAGGACCGACGAGGACCTCGCCCTGGGAACCAAGCTCGGATGCATGGAGATGATGCGCGGCGGAACCACGACGTTCATGGACCTCTACTACTCCGAGGACGTCATCGCCAGGGCCACCCAGGAGGCGGGCATCAGGGGCGTCCTCTGCTGGTGCGTCCTGGACCAGGAGTGCACGACGCAGAAGGGCAACCCCCTCCAGAACTGCAAGGACTTCCACAGGAGGTTCAAGGACGAACGCAAGATAGTTCCCGGAGTGGGCCTCCAGGGCGTCTACGTGTGCAACGAGGAGACCTGCGTGGGAGCGAAGGAGTTCTCCGACGAGGTCGGAGCGCCCATGAACTTCCATCTCTCGGAGACCAGAGGGGAGGTCAACGACCACAAGAAGAAGACCGGCATGCGCCCGGCAGAGTGGCTCTCCAGCATCGGGGTCCTGGGTCCGAGGGGGGTCGCGGCCCACTCGGCTTGGCTGACGCTCAGGGAGGTCAGGCTCATGGGCGAGGCCGGCATGTCCATCTCGTCCTGTCCGGTATCCAACATGAAACTCGCCACAGGAGGTGTCGCACCCGTGCCGGAGTTCCAGAAGTACGGCGTCAACGTCTCCATCGGAACCGACGGGAACACCACCAACAACACCCTGGACATGTTCGCGGAGATGAAGACCCTCGGCCTCCTGCAGAAGTCCAGCAGATGGGATCCTGTCGTGGCCAATGCCCAGGAGCTCATCGATTTCGCGACCATCAACGGTGCGAAGGCCGTCGGCATGCAGGACTCCATAGGGTCCATCGAACCCGGCAAGTACGCCGACGTGGTCATTCTGGACGGCAAGGCGCCCAACCTCAGGCCTCTGGTTCCCGAGAACATCATCGCCAACATCGTCTACTCGGGCAACAGCCTCAATGTGAAGACCGTCTTCTGCCAGGGCGACATGGTCGTCGAGGACGGCAGGATCACAACGCTCGACACGGAGGAGGTGCTGGCGGGATCCGAGGACGCGTGGAGGTCCCTCTGCCTGAGATGA
- a CDS encoding transposase: protein MEEMEGGSAEKGHVTVVYPAYPNGAQERELLRTLDVVRGLYNHFLAECIADVVEGDRFPTPREMNKGITVMRGQDAILRSVAVFTLRDAPLRVHAAMTSFAKLSARSGELRLPRFKSESRYRSLAIDPRGVRFDGRRIVLGKWMGLRCGNLDRSRRLHRPEGGRVVTARVVRKGSGRWYVHITFEIDKRYRGEIDLSEPAQPEAPDLYARHENEIARLQRQIESMEDGPKRRRKQRRLSALHERIRRRRDGYLDRVANRMVSGHSAVILEDLRLRRMMERDDCPAPRRKLFTEVALGILVRKVEAKAERACIPLVKVDPAYTTRTCSCCGLVGEKMPLTQRVFSCPRCGLEMDRDHNAALNILGSGMGTLRGSAEPSG from the coding sequence ATGGAAGAAATGGAGGGGGGATCCGCAGAGAAGGGGCACGTCACAGTAGTGTACCCTGCATACCCGAACGGCGCTCAGGAGCGCGAGCTCCTGAGGACGCTCGACGTCGTCCGCGGCCTTTACAACCATTTCCTCGCGGAATGCATCGCCGACGTCGTGGAGGGGGACAGGTTCCCGACCCCGAGGGAGATGAACAAGGGGATCACCGTGATGAGGGGCCAGGATGCGATACTGAGGTCTGTGGCCGTGTTCACCCTCAGGGACGCGCCCCTGAGGGTGCATGCGGCCATGACGAGCTTCGCGAAGCTGTCGGCTAGGTCCGGAGAGCTGCGGCTCCCCCGCTTCAAGTCCGAATCCAGATACCGTTCCCTGGCCATCGATCCGAGGGGCGTTAGGTTCGACGGCAGGCGCATCGTCCTGGGTAAGTGGATGGGACTCAGATGCGGGAACCTCGACAGGAGCCGCAGGCTCCACAGGCCCGAGGGCGGGAGGGTCGTCACGGCCAGGGTCGTCCGCAAAGGGAGCGGCAGGTGGTACGTGCACATCACCTTCGAGATCGACAAAAGATATCGCGGCGAGATCGACCTGTCAGAACCCGCGCAGCCCGAGGCCCCCGACCTCTACGCGAGACACGAGAACGAGATCGCCAGGCTCCAGCGGCAGATCGAGTCGATGGAGGACGGACCGAAGCGCAGGAGGAAGCAGAGACGCCTCTCCGCACTGCACGAGAGGATCCGTCGCAGACGCGACGGATATCTGGACAGGGTCGCCAACCGCATGGTGTCCGGCCATTCGGCCGTGATCCTGGAGGATCTCAGGCTTAGGAGGATGATGGAGCGGGACGACTGTCCCGCTCCGAGAAGGAAACTGTTCACGGAGGTCGCTCTGGGAATCCTTGTGAGGAAGGTGGAGGCGAAGGCTGAAAGAGCTTGCATCCCCCTGGTCAAGGTCGACCCGGCGTACACCACACGCACATGCTCGTGCTGCGGGCTAGTGGGTGAGAAAATGCCTCTGACTCAGAGGGTGTTCTCGTGCCCGCGGTGCGGGCTCGAAATGGACCGTGACCATAACGCGGCGCTGAACATCCTGGGTTCCGGCATGGGAACCCTGCGGGGATCCGCAGAACCGTCCGGATGA